A window from Bosea sp. ANAM02 encodes these proteins:
- a CDS encoding methyl-accepting chemotaxis protein gives MHALARKLDLPVSAAAACPVEEPAGTGAERAVREIAARFGKLSAEITDIAGRVGDVTQQFDKQTAGLRRVVGAVEQVSKANNAIRQAAEGAQAAASVVRSGLERVTTSVRLGLNAAQADIETLSSEAQSMSQVLAQAVGDAHKARASSDAIQSITREIQLLSINAGVEAARSGEAGKGFAVIAAAVKALAEQTREATAASAAQLDLLVKAVDAVARRSQENAQTAQRAQAGSQTISQQIGEFDSFGRSVVELIGEIEAVSRPTRENAEACAKAGQDLAALVAGVDASTDNLQQAGQRTEALVAISEGILGSIAASGVRTAQSELIATVMETAGTIGELFETALSRGELSLADLFDEAYRPIPGSDPVQHMTRFVALTDRLLPPLQEELLSSNGRIVFCAAVDRNGFLPTHNRKYAQAQGNDPVWNNANCRNRRIFDDRTGLAAARNRKPFLLQSYRRDMGGGQFLVMEDLSAPIMVKGRHWGAFRFGLKV, from the coding sequence ATGCATGCACTGGCTCGCAAGCTCGATCTGCCCGTCAGTGCGGCCGCCGCGTGTCCCGTCGAGGAGCCGGCCGGGACGGGCGCCGAGCGCGCGGTGCGCGAGATCGCGGCCCGTTTCGGCAAACTCAGCGCCGAGATCACCGACATCGCCGGGCGCGTCGGCGACGTGACGCAGCAATTCGACAAGCAGACGGCCGGCCTGCGCCGCGTGGTCGGTGCGGTCGAACAGGTGTCAAAGGCCAATAACGCGATCCGGCAGGCGGCCGAGGGCGCGCAGGCTGCAGCGTCGGTCGTCCGCAGCGGCCTCGAACGCGTCACGACCTCGGTGCGGCTCGGGCTCAATGCCGCGCAGGCCGATATCGAAACCTTGTCCAGCGAAGCCCAGTCGATGTCGCAGGTGTTGGCGCAGGCCGTCGGCGACGCGCACAAGGCGCGGGCGTCGAGCGATGCGATCCAGTCGATCACCCGCGAGATTCAGCTCCTGTCGATCAATGCCGGCGTCGAGGCGGCGCGCAGCGGCGAGGCCGGCAAGGGCTTCGCGGTGATCGCGGCTGCCGTGAAGGCGCTGGCCGAGCAGACGCGCGAGGCGACGGCGGCGAGCGCGGCCCAGCTCGACCTGCTCGTGAAGGCGGTCGACGCGGTCGCCCGGCGCAGCCAGGAGAACGCGCAGACGGCGCAGCGCGCGCAGGCGGGCAGCCAGACCATCTCGCAGCAGATCGGCGAGTTCGACAGCTTCGGCCGCTCGGTGGTCGAATTGATCGGCGAGATCGAGGCTGTGTCGCGGCCGACGCGGGAGAATGCGGAGGCCTGCGCCAAGGCGGGGCAGGACCTCGCCGCGCTCGTCGCGGGGGTCGATGCCTCCACCGACAATCTCCAGCAGGCGGGGCAGCGCACCGAGGCGCTGGTCGCGATCAGCGAAGGCATCCTCGGCTCGATCGCGGCATCCGGGGTGAGGACCGCCCAGTCGGAGCTGATCGCGACCGTGATGGAGACCGCCGGCACCATCGGCGAGCTGTTCGAGACGGCGCTGAGCCGCGGCGAGCTCTCGCTCGCCGACCTGTTCGACGAGGCCTATCGGCCGATCCCGGGATCGGACCCGGTCCAGCACATGACGCGCTTCGTCGCGCTGACCGACCGGCTGCTGCCTCCCTTGCAGGAGGAACTCCTGAGCTCGAACGGGCGGATCGTGTTCTGCGCCGCGGTGGATCGCAACGGCTTCCTGCCGACGCATAACCGCAAATATGCGCAAGCCCAGGGCAACGACCCGGTCTGGAACAACGCCAATTGCCGCAACCGGCGCATCTTCGATGATCGGACGGGGCTCGCCGCCGCGCGCAACCGCAAGCCGTTCCTGCTGCAGAGCTACCGGCGCGACATGGGTGGCGGGCAGTTCCTCGTAATGGAGGACCTGTCGGCACCGATCATGGTCAAGGGCCGGCACTGGGGCGCCTTCCGCTTCGGCCTCAAGGTCTAA
- a CDS encoding response regulator, with protein sequence MKILAIDDTKTLLSLLSLTLRNAGHEVAEAENGEDGLNKFDQFRPDLVITDLNMPIMDGIEFTRACRSRPAGQNTPIIVLTTENGAEIKAEGRRAGASAWMVKPFEPNTLLGLVARYQN encoded by the coding sequence ATGAAAATCCTGGCGATCGACGATACCAAGACCCTGCTCAGCCTGCTCAGCCTGACGCTCCGCAATGCTGGCCATGAAGTGGCCGAGGCCGAGAACGGCGAAGACGGCCTCAACAAGTTCGACCAGTTCCGCCCCGATCTGGTGATCACCGACCTCAACATGCCGATCATGGACGGCATCGAGTTCACCCGCGCCTGCCGCTCGCGCCCCGCCGGGCAGAACACGCCGATCATCGTGCTGACCACGGAGAACGGCGCCGAGATCAAGGCCGAGGGCCGCCGCGCCGGCGCCAGCGCCTGGATGGTCAAGCCCTTCGAACCCAACACGCTGCTCGGCCTCGTCGCGCGCTACCAGAACTGA
- a CDS encoding response regulator, with amino-acid sequence MHIAPVFPNLSVLLIDPSPHYRRIVRTMLYQAQLNRIFEASDLSSAASTFIQKQPNIVILDWDMPEGNSIKCLAAIRSFKTSPFAKAPVLVMMERPDRRAVVQAAKLGAHEIVTKPISPNNLWLHLSGVINVPRKYREAEGKITLVPRAISNAIF; translated from the coding sequence ATGCATATCGCGCCCGTATTTCCCAATCTCTCGGTGCTCCTCATCGACCCGAGCCCGCATTACCGCCGGATCGTGCGCACGATGCTGTATCAGGCGCAGCTCAACCGCATCTTCGAGGCGTCGGACCTGTCCTCGGCAGCCTCGACCTTTATTCAGAAGCAGCCGAACATCGTGATCCTCGACTGGGACATGCCGGAGGGGAACAGCATCAAGTGCCTGGCGGCGATCCGTTCCTTCAAGACCTCGCCCTTCGCCAAGGCTCCGGTGCTGGTGATGATGGAGCGGCCGGACCGGCGCGCGGTCGTCCAGGCGGCGAAGCTCGGCGCGCATGAGATCGTCACCAAGCCGATCTCGCCCAACAATCTCTGGCTGCACCTGTCCGGCGTCATCAACGTGCCCCGGAAATACAGGGAGGCGGAGGGCAAGATCACGCTGGTGCCGCGCGCGATCAGCAATGCCATCTTCTGA
- a CDS encoding STAS domain-containing protein, translating to MVITVSLPQFLGRSEAATFRNQLLVALEQRESVAVECAEAGPLPSLWIQLLHSAATSAAARGLSVTLKAASEECRESLRAIGFDAAHSALVLE from the coding sequence ATGGTCATCACCGTCTCGCTTCCTCAATTCCTCGGCCGGTCCGAGGCCGCGACGTTCCGAAACCAGCTGCTGGTGGCGCTGGAACAGCGGGAAAGCGTCGCCGTCGAATGCGCCGAGGCCGGGCCGCTGCCCAGCCTCTGGATCCAGCTTCTCCATTCCGCAGCCACCAGCGCCGCCGCGCGGGGGCTTTCGGTCACGCTCAAGGCGGCTTCCGAGGAATGCCGCGAATCCTTGCGGGCGATCGGCTTCGATGCCGCTCACAGCGCTCTCGTTCTGGAGTGA
- a CDS encoding superoxide dismutase, with the protein MTAVSAVSRRGLIGLGAAALAVAAAPRVWAQAAAPAAPAGPFSLPKRAYEANALEPHIDAATMDIHYNRHHAAYVAALNNAAKDNGVIAKASVGELIADLGQLPDSIRTLVRNNGGGHANHSMFWEIMAPGAGGTPTGEVAEAITRDLGGFNRFKADFEAAGLRVFGSGWVFVTVDKAGKLALLGKPNQDSPLMDKQMVLLGNDVWEHAYYLKHQNRRADYLKGWWNVVDWKKVNERYAAAKAGKLAL; encoded by the coding sequence ATGACCGCAGTTTCCGCCGTCTCCCGCCGTGGCCTGATCGGTCTCGGCGCCGCCGCTCTCGCCGTCGCCGCAGCCCCGCGAGTCTGGGCGCAGGCCGCAGCACCCGCAGCTCCGGCCGGCCCGTTCTCGCTGCCGAAGCGCGCATACGAGGCCAATGCGCTCGAGCCGCATATCGACGCCGCCACGATGGACATCCACTACAACCGTCACCACGCCGCCTATGTCGCCGCCCTGAACAATGCAGCCAAGGACAACGGCGTCATCGCCAAGGCCTCGGTCGGCGAGCTGATCGCCGATCTCGGCCAGCTCCCGGATAGCATCCGCACGCTCGTCCGCAACAATGGCGGCGGCCATGCCAACCACAGCATGTTCTGGGAGATCATGGCGCCGGGCGCCGGCGGCACGCCGACCGGCGAGGTCGCCGAGGCGATCACCCGCGATCTCGGCGGCTTCAACAGGTTCAAGGCCGATTTCGAGGCGGCGGGCCTGCGCGTCTTCGGCTCGGGCTGGGTCTTCGTCACCGTCGACAAGGCCGGCAAGCTCGCCTTGCTCGGCAAGCCGAACCAGGACAGCCCGCTCATGGACAAGCAGATGGTGCTGCTCGGCAACGACGTCTGGGAGCACGCCTATTACCTGAAACATCAGAACCGTCGCGCCGACTATCTCAAGGGCTGGTGGAACGTGGTCGACTGGAAGAAGGTCAACGAGCGCTACGCCGCCGCCAAGGCCGGCAAGCTCGCGCTCTGA